One genomic segment of Komagataella phaffii GS115 chromosome 4, complete sequence includes these proteins:
- a CDS encoding Subunit of the RNA polymerase II mediator complex, which yields MEDEQHGLISALYPPPPPYLKFFTSKNVEKLKELRETKSDEEIHQQVKGTELQFLIPPTKPEGESYRSFGSVWSFKDKFIDLKASGIQQLYPNFISEENDQDEVFSHERLTEMKKMTKSLLLNFLELLGIVAKNPSYANQKIEHIRIILINLHYLLNSYRLHQSREILILEMESKIQQDKAEIENIETVCARIEEKVRTLVKKNVIIVPEKNGMMEVDDEKETDIEAKRQEVIDSLLEEEYIE from the coding sequence ATGGAAGACGAGCAACATGGGCTCATTAGTGCGTTATACCCTCCTCCGCCTCCGtatttgaaatttttcaccaGTAAAAACGTTGAAAAACTTAAAGAGTTGAGAGAAACAAAGagtgatgaagaaataCATCAGCAGGTGAAAGGAACGGAGTTGCAATTCCTCATTCCCCCTACAAAGCCAGAAGGGGAGTCATATCGATCATTTGGAAGTGTCTGGAGCTTTAAAGATAAATTCATAGATCTCAAGGCTTCTGGAATTCAACAATTGTATCCAAATTTCATATCTGAGGAGAATGACCAGGACGAAGTATTCTCCCATGAAAGACTAAcagaaatgaaaaaaatgacCAAATCTTTGCTGCTAAACTTCTTAGAGCTACTGGGCATAGTTGCTAAGAATCCCAGTTATGCTAATCAGAAAATAGAGCATATACGGATCATTTTGATAAATTTACATTATCTGTTGAACAGCTATCGATTGCACCAGTCCCGTGAGATTTTGATACTAGAAATGGAAAGCAAGATACAACAGGACAAAGctgagattgaaaacattgaaaCGGTTTGTGCAAGaatagaagaaaaagtaagGACATTGGTTAAAAAGAACGTGATAATAGTTCCAGAAAAGAACGGTATGATGGAAGTAGAcgatgaaaaagaaactgacATAGAAGCTAAACGTCAAGAGGTGATAGATAGCTTACTTGAAGAGGAATACATAGAATAA
- a CDS encoding NADPH-dependent alpha-keto amide reductase: MALAIPQIGFGTGTTWYKYGRESEIDQTLVDALVSALQVGITHLDGAECYGTALETRDAIKKANIPREKLWITEKYYAGDSSHKSKSKAANPLAALKEILRLEELEYVDLYLLHSPYITKETHGFTLEEAWGYLEEAQSLGLAKNIGVSNFTVADLEKILKVAKVKPQVNQIEYNAFLQDQTPGVVEFSQKNGILIEAYSPLAPLYKGDKSIKEVKEFLDYVYELGKKYGKSDTQVLLKWVLQKGIIPITTSTKTERVKEFLKIDDFQLEPSEVEKITTLGAKAPVVRQYWVPEYSKFD; this comes from the coding sequence ATGGCATTGGCAATTCCTCAAATTGGCTTCGGAACCGGTACCACATGGTACAAATACGGTAGAGAATCAGAAATCGACCAGACTTTGGTTGACGCTTTGGTGTCCGCTTTGCAAGTTGGAATCACCCATCTCGACGGTGCCGAATGTTATGGTACAGCATTGGAAACCAGGGATGCCATTAAGAAGGCCAACATTCCAAGAGAGAAGTTGTGGATTACTGAAAAATACTATGCTGGAGATTCAAGTCACAAAAGTAAATCCAAAGCTGCCAACCCACTAGCGGCTCTGAAGGAGATTTTGAGgttggaagaactggaatATGTTGACTTGTACTTGCTACATTCTCCTTACATAACAAAGGAAACCCACGGTTTTACCTTAGAAGAAGCCTGGGGTTACCTAGAAGAAGCACAAAGTCTTGGATTGGCCAAAAATATCGGAGTCTCTAACTTCACAGTGGCTGACCTGGAGAAGATCCTGAAAGTTGCCAAGGTCAAGCCTCAGGTGAATCAGATCGAATACAATGCCTTCTTGCAAGACCAGACTCCTGGAGTTGTGGAGTTTTCTCAGAAGAATGGCATCCTCATTGAAGCTTACTCTCCTTTGGCTCCATTGTACAAGGGCGATAAGTCAATTAAGGAAGTCAAGGAATTTTTAGATTACGTTTATGAATTGGGCAAGAAGTACGGTAAGTCTGATACCCAAGTTCTGCTAAAGTGGGTTCTACAGAAGGGAATAATTCCAATTACCACAAGCACCAAAACCGAACGAGTCaaggaatttttgaagattgaCGACTTCCAGTTGGAGCCTTCTGAGGTCGAAAAGATTACTACTCTTGGTGCCAAAGCCCCAGTGGTCAGACAGTATTGGGTTCCTGAATACAGCAAGTTTGATTAG
- a CDS encoding Subunit of the heme-activated, glucose-repressed Hap2p/3p/4p/5p CCAAT-binding complex — MSSIQEIELREQDRWLPIANVARLMKGTLPATAKVSKDAKECMQECVSEFISFITSEASDKCLNEKRKTINGEDILYSMASLGFENYAEVLKIYLAKYREQQALRQERGDLRRRPVPTIDSNGGSLKTPAQDFFDFAADKKNDTSINNTQDPDEDTVNYDNEHHSKNTTDHLDQDGYPSHYENDDNERNQDHNDDNHHSNENSGHHDNNEVQFSVPTFDGYDEQARAAPNSMVHTHAEDIEHLNERLVKQENVDPNVHHDAALGLNLNDNANAIASESEDIALVANGHHGENVLYRYQNDF; from the coding sequence ATGTCCAGTATACAAGAAATAGAATTAAGAGAACAGGACAGGTGGCTGCCTATTGCCAATGTGGCCCGACTGATGAAAGGAACGTTGCCTGCAACGGCAAAAGTTTCCAAGGATGCCAAAGAGTGTATGCAAGAATGCGTCTCTGAGTTTATCTCTTTCATCACTTCAGAAGCATCTGATAAGTGTCTTAACGAAAAGCGCAAGACAATAAATGGGGAAGATATCTTGTACAGTATGGCTTCCCTGggatttgaaaactatGCAGAAGTGTTGAAGATCTATTTGGCCAAATACAGAGAACAGCAGGCTTTAAGGCAAGAAAGAGGTGACCTGAGAAGAAGACCGGTGCCCACAATAGACAGTAATGGCGGATCACTTAAAACTCCTGCGCAGgacttttttgattttgcGGCAGATAAAAAGAACGATACTAGCATTAACAACACACAGGACCCTGACGAAGACACAGTAAACTACGACAATGAACATCATAGCAAAAATACCACTGATCACTTGGACCAGGATGGTTATCCTTCCCATTATGAGAATGACGATAATGAAAGGAATCAAGATCATAATGACGATAATCATCACAGTAACGAAAACAGTGGACATCATGACAACAACGAAGTACAGTTCTCAGTCCCAACTTTTGACGGATACGATGAACAAGCAAGAGCTGCTCCGAACTCCATGGTTCATACACATGCAGAAGACATTGAGCATCTAAATGAAAGACTAGTTAAACAGGAGAATGTGGATCCTAACGTTCATCACGATGCTGCTCTCGGTCTAAACTTAAACGATAATGCGAACGCCATAGCCTCAGAGAGCGAAGACATAGCACTAGTAGCCAACGGACATCATGGAGAAAATGTCCTTTACAGGTATCAGAATGATTTTTAA
- a CDS encoding Subunit of the core complex of translation initiation factor 3(eIF3), with product MATAVAQNWADELPQTQVTDNGDGTKTVVSFTRNQQGKKVKITKRIRETIVKEEVVPAVAQRRKWSRFGEEKDNTAVGPDTRTTMLDDPIDVQFGEEARKRKEEEVKKRKQTEVTKSLVVCRLCQGDHFTTKCPFIGTLGVDPESNPNMSGNNGEAEGSTADVSGDSVGSGLGGSGSSYVPPHLRGRGGAMPRPGPGERIHDDSTTIRITQLNEVVDEQRLRMELCAPFGNITKATVVRNRETGRSKGVAFVAFETEQEAQLAIDRLNNRGYLSLILKVDWSKPKPKV from the coding sequence ATGGCAACAGCAGTAGCTCAAAACTGGGCAGATGAATTGCCACAAACACAAGTCACAGACAACGGAGATGGTACCAAGACAGTAGTCTCGTTCACACGCAACCAACAAGGGAAGAAAGTCAAGATAACTAAGAGGATCAGAGAAACCAtagtcaaagaagaagtggTCCCAGCCGTGGcccaaagaagaaagtgGTCACGATTTGGTGAGGAAAAGGATAACACAGCTGTAGGTCCAGACACAAGAACAACCATGTTAGACGATCCTATTGATGTCCAATTTGGTGAAGAAGCACGTAAgagaaaggaagaagaagtcaagaagagaaagcaAACCGAGGTAACAAAATCATTGGTGGTGTGTAGATTGTGTCAAGGAGACCATTTCACTACCAAGTGTCCATTTATTGGTACCTTAGGTGTCGATCCAGAGTCCAACCCTAACATGTCTGGAAACAATGGTGAAGCCGAGGGTTCCACTGCTGATGTCTCTGGAGATTCTGTCGGCTCTGGTCTCGGAGGCTCTGGAAGCTCCTACGTGCCTCCACACCTCAGAGGAAGAGGGGGTGCTATGCCACGTCCCGGACCAGGTGAAAGAATTCACGATGACTCAACCACAATTAGAATTACACAACTTAATGAAGTTGTGGATGAACAAAGATTACGTATGGAACTTTGTGCTCCATTTGGTAACATTACCAAGGCTACTGTTGTCAGAAACAGAGAAACTGGTAGGTCAAAAGGAGTTGCATTTGTTGCCTTTGAGACTGAGCAAGAAGCTCAGTTGGCAATTGACCGTTTGAACAACAGAGGTTAtttgtctttgattttgaaggtGGATTGGTCCAAGCCAAAGCCTAAGGTGTAG
- a CDS encoding Flippase, essential integral membrane protein that is required for translocation of Man5GlcNac2-PP-D encodes MSSQDELDTTATKESKDSFSKSASGASFLMLTQLSSKLCTFFINQLLMSYISARILGATSYIDFLVATSLFFSREAVRLSCQRIKLPKGKAYQAIFNLSLIPLVIGVPFSSILIYTQFIRQQNAAVLQSPLFRYSVGFMWLSVIIELLSEPLYNINQYDLDIKTRSKIESFANVFKCLSQLGMIVWFEHKFKGMSVDKANPDYFIFSYCVSLFIYGGSILSLYLHFFFKSSARSQIRFKLTKIDDWYFEPRSISYWKNIFVQIFFKHVLTEGDKFIVNYLCSPEEQGIFALVNNYGSLITRMVFAPIEESLRLYFTKLISQDSSPKTYRQVCTVLKNILVFYKYLSLFIVIFVPFNSKFVFSMLLGNDWASSTDAFKVYWIYIPFLAVNGVTEATFYSTVEDAARLFSYSKYMVMCSIAFIASATLLIRGTGLSVVGLIIANCVNMLLRIIYCSNLINTMDSSFKLHIDSSAIQTILVGISVASLHYFITGSNTENFVQFFYSASLACLTLLLVIFKERSLLSNLFHQVWKSKIKSS; translated from the coding sequence ATGTCCAGTCAAGATGAGCTGGATACCACTGCTACAAAGGAATCAAAGGATTCCTTTTCCAAGTCGGCGTCTGGGGCTTCATTTCTGATGCTGACtcaactttcttccaaactttgcacatttttcatcaaccaACTGCTCATGTCCTATATTTCAGCACGTATCCTGGGTGCAACGAGCTACATTGACTTTTTAGTGGCGACTTCCCTTTTTTTCAGCAGAGAAGCTGTTCGTCTGTCTTGCCAGAGAATCAAATTGCCAAAGGGGAAAGCATACCAGGCAATTTTTAACCTGTCTTTGATCCCGTTGGTTATTGGTGTGCCATTTTCTTCGATCTTGATTTACACGCAGTTTATAAGACAGCAAAACGCTGCTGTTTTGCAATCACCTTTATTTAGGTATTCTGTCGGCTTTATGTGGCTATCCGTGATTATAGAGCTGTTGAGTGAACCATTGTACAACATCAACCAATATGATCTGGACATTAAGACACgatccaaaattgaaagtttcGCAAATGTATTCAAGTGCCTGAGCCAATTGGGAATGATTGTATGGTTTGAACATAAGTTTAAAGGAATGTCAGTAGATAAAGCCAATCCTGattatttcattttttcgTATTGTGTCAGTCTGTTCATATACGGAGGTTCGATATTGAGTTTGTACCTGCACTTTTTCTTTAAGTCATCCGCAAGATCGCAAATCAGATTCAAGTTGACTAAAATAGATGATTGGTATTTTGAGCCAAGATCTATTAGCTATTGGAAGAAcatttttgttcaaatttttttcaagcaTGTTTTAACTGAAGGTGACAAGTTTATAGTCAATTATCTTTGTTCTCCAGAAGAGCAGGGAATATTTGCACTTGTCAACAATTATGGGTCGTTAATCACCAGAATGGTCTTTGCTCCGATTGAAGAGTCACTAAGACTATACTTCACCAAGCTCATATCCCAAGATTCATCCCCAAAGACTTATCGCCAAGTTTGCACAGTACTTAAAAACATACTCGTATTCTACAAGTACCTTTCTCTATTCATTGTGATATTTGTGCCATtcaattcaaagtttgTGTTTTCTATGTTGTTGGGAAACGACTGGGCCTCGTCTACGGATGCCTTCAAAGTTTATTGGATCTACATTCCCTTTTTGGCAGTCAACGGAGTAACCGAAGCTACATTCTACTCCACCGTTGAAGATGCCGCTCGTTTGTTCAGTTACTCCAAGTACATGGTAATGTGCTCCATTGCTTTCATCGCTTCGGCGACTCTACTGATCAGGGGAACTGGGCTCTCAGTAGTCGGCCTAATAATTGCCAATTGCGTCAACATGCTTTTGCGCATTATTTACTGTTCCAACTTGATTAATACGATGGACAGTTCCTTTAAACTGCATATTGACTCTTCTGCCATTCAGACCATCCTTGTAGGCATTTCAGTGGCATCATTGCATTATTTCATCACTGGTAGTAACACAGAAAATTTTGTACAATTTTTCTACAGCGCGTCGTTGGCATGTTTAACGTTACTGTTAgttatcttcaaagaaaggTCCTTATTGTCAAACTTATTCCACCAAGTTTGGAaatcaaaaatcaaatcGTCATAA
- a CDS encoding RING finger containing subunit of Skp1-Cullin-F-box ubiquitin protein ligases (SCF): MKWRLMYQVSILLKVLFAPATNISDGQEKKRFEVKKWTAVAFWSWNMVVETCAICRNHLMEPCIDCQPNSTSQSNIECATAWGTCNHAFHMHCITRWLKTRNVCPLDNGEWVLQKYGN, from the exons ATGAAATGGAGGTTGATGTACCAGGTAAGCATTCTTTTAAAGGTTCTGTTTGCACCAGCTACTAACATCTCAGATGGACAGGAGAAGAAACGATTTGAAGTCAAAAAGTGGACAGCAGTGGCGTTCTGGTCCTGGA ATATGGTCGTGGAAACTTGTGCCATTTGCAGAAACCATCTGATGGAGCCGTGTATTGATTGCCAGCCAAACAGTACCTCCCAAAGCAATATCGAATGTGCCACAGCTTGGGGAACTTGTAAT CATGCCTTCCACATGCATTGTATCACAAGATGGCTTAAGACTAGAAATGTTTGTCCTCTAGATAACGGAGAATGGGTTCTACAAAAATATGGAAACTAG
- a CDS encoding Prephenate dehydratase, catalyzes the conversion of prephanate to phenylpyruvate: MTNIAYLGPQGTYSHKAALQEFANGENFTYEPQTTIRSCINALSDKTVSYAVIPFENSSNGQVVFSYDYLKDWFMNKEGNTPDFRVVGEQFVSIHHNLITNAPSLDKITKIYSHPQVWSQCNRFFEANDKVFPKSLEKIDCSSTSRAVQIVKETVEKGDEYVAAIASDIAAELHNVPVFQANIEDFDENTTRFLILGYDSLPLTTDKSSKTLTLMAFMLKKDDNHGALCDALACFKEHGINLQTIASRPSKMKSWHYIFFIEFWDDQDENTVNALEKLNDYVQEKFVLGTFPRSKKYWD; encoded by the exons ATGACTAATATAGCATATTTGGGGCCCCAGGGAACGTATTCCCATAAG GCTGCCCTGCAAGAGTTTGCAAATGGTGAAAATTTCACATATGAACCCCAGACCACTATCCGTAGCTGTATCAATGCACTTAGTGACAAAACCGTCTCATATGCTGTGATTCCCTTTGAGAACTCTTCCAATGGACAGGTGGTATTCTCCTATGATTATCTCAAAGATTGGTTTATGAATAAGGAAGGTAATACACCAGATTTCCGTGTTGTGGGGGAACAATTTGTCTCCATTCATCATAATTTAATTACAAATGCCCCAAGTTTAGACAAGATTACCAAGATTTATTCGCATCCACAGGTTTGGAGTCAATGCAACCGTTTTTTTGAGGCAAATGATAAAGTGTTCCCAAAGAGTTTGGAGAAAATTGACTGTAGCTCAACTTCTCGGGCCGTCCAGATAGTGAAAGAAACGGTTGAAAAGGGGGATGAATATGTCGCTGCGATAGCGAGTGATATAGCTGCAGAGTTACACAACGTACCAGTATTCCAAGCGAATATCGAAGATTTTGACGAGAACACTACGAGGTTCTTGATCCTGGGATATGACAGTCTCCCTCTCACTACGGacaaatcatcaaaaacaTTGACATTGATGGCATTTATGCTCAAAAAAGATGATAACCATGGTGCATTGTGTGATGCTCTAGCCTGTTTCAAGGAACATGGAATCAACTTGCAAACTATTGCCTCTCGGCcttcaaaaatgaaatcCTGGCATTACATTTTCTTTATAGAGTTCTGGGATGATCAAGATGAAAACACAGTTAATGCTCTGGAGAAACTGAATGATTAtgttcaagagaaattTGTTTTGGGAACATTTCCTCGGTCCAAAAAGTACTGGGACTGA
- a CDS encoding ATP-dependent Lon protease, involved in degradation of misfolded proteins in mitochondria, translating to MLRHYQGMRRCMVNTAHLAATGQSFKLVGPRLAHQLAFQNRNALQPLQPLEEFHHTLSTLRLKDDPKKDIVENEVDKDQNEDKEQPDIENNNEKDPSKERDPVDKSKKESSVKRTKLAPESSSGISTAAPPSGNDDGKPKKKSAADELPEVYPQIIALPISRRPLFPGFYKAVIITNVNVIKAIRESLDKGYPYIGCFLFKDENADSDIITNKDEVHEIGVLAQITSNVFSKDSETGVESLTTVLYPHKRIRIDELFPPKEGEDLNKDVESAKVVPSERPTKRSRKEIIQGITGEKEGDGPKRSIEDEEEDLVSDEAQEVTTEKDENPTEFLKNYPITLVNVSNVNDLPYERDSPVINSLTASILEVLKEMSNMNKMFADHLATFSASLQKDVFQCPEKLADFAAAVTAGNENDLQDILNCLDIEKRLEKSFTILKKELMNKELQRKIEKDIEERMAKRHREYHLNEQLKWIKKELGIDDGRDKLIAKYNDRVKDLNMPADVMKVYEDEIAKLQTLEPLMSEFTVTRNYLDWLTQIPWGKQSKDEYNIKKAITVLDDDHYGLKDVKDRILEFIAVGKLLNKINGKIICFVGPPGVGKTSIGKSIARALNRKFYRFSVGGLSDVSEIKGHRRTYVGAIPGRVVQALKKTETENPLILIDEIDKISHTHSVNGGDPSSALLELLDPEQNNSFLDNYMDVPIDLSKVLFVCTANQLNTIPGPLLDRMEVIEISGYIADEKIKIAERYLAPEAKQSAGLQDVNVDLTEEVIQSLIKNYCRESGVRNLKKQIEKIYRKAALNVVRELGEEETERTEVEPEEETASLANPKIADETEQSSQSQSSNDESKPDVKTAKEVKESLPQIKVPESFKIEITPDNLKDYVGPPVYTSDRLYETTPPGVVMGLAWTSMGGSSLYIESVLEQPLSHDSTPRLEITGQLGDVMKESSRIAYSFARMFMTKNYPENKFFERAKIHLHCPEGATPKDGPSAGVTMTSSLLSLALDKSLSPTIAMTGELTLTGRVLRIGGLKEKSIAAKRSGVDTIIFPKDNLSDWKELPENIKEGLTPVPVEWYHEVFEKVLPGISVADASNVWKAEFDKIKEKEAEKEKSA from the coding sequence ATGTTGAGACATTACCAAGGTATGCGACGCTGTATGGTGAATACTGCCCATTTGGCGGCTACTGGTCAATCCTTCAAACTAGTAGGGCCCAGATTGGCTCACCAATTAGCGTTCCAGAATCGTAATGCCCTTCAACCTCTTCAGCCATTGGAAGAGTTCCATCACACTCTTTCCACTTTGAGACTGAAAGATGACCCAAAGAAGGATATTGTGGAAAATGAGGTTGATaaagatcaaaatgaagatAAGGAGCAGCCAgacattgaaaacaacaatgaaaaagatcCTTCTAAGGAAAGAGATCCTGTGGATAAGTCCAAGAAAGAGTCTTCGGTGAAACGTACAAAATTGGCTCCAGAAAGCAGCAGCGGTATTAGTACTGCTGCTCCACCTTCAGGtaatgatgatggaaaacctaaaaagaaatcagCAGCAGACGAGCTACCAGAGGTATATCCCCAAATTATAGCCTTGCCTATCTCTCGAAGACCGCTATTCCCTGGTTTCTATAAAGCCGTGATTATCACCAATGTCAACGTGATCAAGGCCATAAGAGAATCGCTTGATAAGGGCTATCCATACATTGGATGTTTCCTGTTCAAGGATGAGAATGCGGACTCTGATATCATTACTAATAAAGATGAAGTACATGAAATTGGTGTTTTGGCCCAGATCACATCCAATGTATTTAGTAAAGATAGCGAAACTGGCGTAGAATCGTTAACCACTGTGCTCTACCCTCATAAGAGAATTCGGATTGACGAATTGTTCCCTCCAAAAGAGGGGGAGGATTTGAATAAGGACGTTGAGTCTGCCAAAGTCGTCCCATCCGAAAGGCCTACCAAACGTAGTCGCAAGGAAATTATTCAAGGTATTACTGGCGAGAAAGAGGGAGATGGTCCAAAACGTTCAATTGaggacgaagaagaagatttggtTTCAGACGAAGCTCAAGAGGTTACCACCGAAAAGGATGAGAATCCTAcagaatttttgaaaaactaCCCTATAACCTTGGTAAATGTTTCAAATGTGAATGATCTGCCATATGAAAGAGACAGTCCCGTTATCAACTCCTTGACTGCCtcaatcttggaagttctcaaagaaatgtCCAACATGAATAAAATGTTTGCCGACCACCTGGCAACATTCAGCGCTTCATTACAAAAAGACGTTTTTCAATGTCCCGAAAAGCTTGCCGACTTTGCGGCTGCAGTAACAGCTGGAAATGAAAACGACCTACAAGATATTCTCAACTGTTTAGATATTGAGAAAAGATTGGAGAAATCTTTCAccatcttgaaaaaagaacttaTGAATAAGGAGTTacaaagaaagattgaaaaagatatcGAAGAACGTATGGCGAAGAGACACAGAGAGTACCACTTAAATGAGCAACTCAAGTGGATCAAAAAGGAACTGGGAATTGATGACGGTCGGGATAAATTAATTGCAAAGTATAACGATAGAGTGAAGGACCTCAACATGCCTGCAGATGTTATGAAAGTCTACGAGGATGAGATAGCCAAGCTCCAGACTTTGGAGCCATTAATGTCTGAATTTACTGTTACGAGAAACTATCTGGATTGGTTAACTCAAATTCCCTGGGGCAAGCAATCTAAGGATGAGTACAATATCAAAAAGGCTATCACCGTTCTTGATGATGACCATTACGGTCTCAAGGACGTCAAGGATCGTATTCTAGAATTCATTGCTGTTGGTaagcttttgaacaaaatcAACGGTAAGATTATCTGTTTTGTTGGACCCCCAGGTGTAGGAAAGACTTCCATTGGTAAATCTATTGCCAGAGCGTTGAACAGAAAGTTCTATCGGTTTTCAGTTGGTGGTCTAAGTGATGTCTCAGAGATAAAGGGTCACAGAAGGACGTATGTTGGTGCTATTCCTGGTCGTGTTGTTCAGGCTTTAAAGAAAACTGAGACTGAAAATCCTCTTATCTTAATTGATGAAATAGACAAAATCTCCCATACTCATAGTGTTAATGGAGGAGATCCCTCATCtgctcttttggaactCTTGGATCCTGAGCAGAATAACTCATTTTTAGATAACTACATGGACGTTCCTATTGATttgtcaaaagttttaTTTGTTTGCACTGCCAATCAGTTGAACACTATTCCAGGCCCTCTGTTGGATAGAATGGAAGTTATTGAAATTTCTGGTTACATTGCTGATGAGAAGATTAAAATTGCTGAAAGGTACTTGGCTCCTGAAGCCAAACAAAGTGCCGGTCTCCAGGATGTAAACGTTGACCTTACCGAGGAAGTTATTCAAAGTTTGATTAAGAATTACTGTCGTGAGAGTGGTGTcagaaatttgaaaaagcaaATTGAGAAAATTTATAGAAAAGCCGCATTGAATGTAGTGAGAGAGCttggtgaagaagaaactgaaagaaCTGAGGTAGAGCCCGAGGAAGAGACTGCTTCTTTAGCTAATCCTAAGATCGCTGATGAAACGGAACAATCTTCTCAAAGTCAGAGTTCAAATGACGAGTCCAAGCCTGATGTCAAGACTGCGAAGGAGGTGAAAGAATCTCTTCCCCAGATAAAGGTTCctgaatctttcaagatCGAAATCACTCCTGACAACTTAAAGGATTATGTTGGGCCTCCAGTTTATACTTCTGACCGTCTCTATGAGACAACTCCACCTGGTGTTGTAATGGGCCTTGCCTGGACTTCAATGGGAGGATCTTCTCTCTACATCGAAAGTGTCTTGGAACAGCCGTTGAGTCACGACTCAACGCCAAGATTAGAAATCACAGGACAATTAGGAGATGTTATGAAAGAGTCTTCCAGAATTGCCTATTCTTTTGCAAGAATGTTTATGACTAAAAATTATCCAGAGaacaagttctttgaaagGGCTAAAATCCATCTCCATTGCCCCGAAGGTGCTACGCCAAAGGATGGTCCTTCTGCAGGTGTGACTATGACATCTTCTCTGTTATCTCTTGCTTTAGATAAGTCGCTTTCTCCTACCATCGCTATGACGGGTGAATTGACTTTGACTGGAAGAGTTCTTCGTATTGGAggattgaaagaaaaatctatTGCCGCTAAACGTTCGGGTGTCGACACCATCATTTTCCCTAAAGACAATCTCTCTGACTGGAAAGAACTTCCTGAGAACATCAAGGAAGGCTTGACTCCAGTGCCTGTTGAATGGTACCATGAGGTTTTTGAGAAGGTATTGCCCGGAATTTCAGTCGCTGATGCCAGCAATGTTTGGAAAGCCGagtttgacaaaatcaagGAGAAGGAAGCGGAGAAGGAAAAGTCTGCTTAG